The Kribbella shirazensis genomic interval ACACGTCAACAGTGTGTAGAGCCCTCAGGAACGCCCCTAGCTCCCGCCCGACGGCCTCGTCGCCGTCCGTGAAGGGCTCGCCCAGAAGCATCCGATGGCGTACGCCGTCCGCGGTCAGCTCCGGCAGCGGAACCGGGAGTGGCAGCCGCGGCGCGAGCCTGGGGAGGAGCGTGGTCTCGGCGAGGAGCCGTGGGCGGACCTCCGGGCGGCGTGGAGCACGATGGATCCACTGCCCCTCGATCCAGGCGTGGCTGTCCCAGCCCTCGAGGATCGTCATACGAGACTTCGGACGTACGAACCGAGCAGGGCGGCGGTGTCAGGCATGAACGACCATTCGGTGCCGTCAAGCCTGGCCGCCAGCTCGGCCGGCGACATCCAGGCGCCCCACTCGACCTCTTCCGGCTGGTGCTTCACCGGACCGTCCCACACGCACGTGTACAGGTAGGCGTGGTACCGGGTCTTGTCGTCCGCGTAGTCGCCCTCCGGCAGCCGCGTCAGCTCGACCCCGGAGATCCCGAGCTCTTCCTCCAGCTCCCGTACGACGGCGTGGAACGGGTCCTCACCGGCCGCGACGACGCCACCGGCGGCGAAGTCGTACCGGCCCGGGTAGAGGTCCTTGGTCGGCGTCCGGCGGT includes:
- a CDS encoding NUDIX hydrolase, which encodes MDEVVAILDDGNQVTGSAPRSVMRRDNLRHAATAVVVRNPAGEVYVHRRTPTKDLYPGRYDFAAGGVVAAGEDPFHAVVRELEEELGISGVELTRLPEGDYADDKTRYHAYLYTCVWDGPVKHQPEEVEWGAWMSPAELAARLDGTEWSFMPDTAALLGSYVRSLV